One stretch of Mus pahari chromosome 15, PAHARI_EIJ_v1.1, whole genome shotgun sequence DNA includes these proteins:
- the Slc26a2 gene encoding sulfate transporter has product MSSENKEQHDLSPRDLPQEAYVFPSELPLEGQRRSSTDLRQLGTSNCGRAFRRIHMEPREKPDTNIKQIVVRKLQKSCQCDATKVRNGIFDFLPFLRWLPKYDLKKNILGDVMSGLIVGILLVPQSIAYSLLAGQEPIYGLYTSFFASIIYFLFGTSRHISVGIFGILCLMIGEVVDRELHKACPDIDATSSSIAVFSNGCVVVNHTLDGLCDKSCYAIKIGSTVTFMAGVYQIAMGFFQVGFVSVYLSDALLSGFVTGASFTILTSQAKYLLGLSLPRSHGVGSVITTWIHIFRNIHNTKICDLITSLLCLLVLVPTKELNEHFKAKLKAPIPIELIVVVAATLASHFGKLNENYNSSIAGHIPTGFMPPKAPDWSLIPNVAVDAIAISIIGFAITVSLSEMFAKKHGYTVKANQEMYAIGFCNIIPSFFHCITTSAALAKTLVKESTGCQTQLSAIVTALVLLLVLLVIAPLFYSLQKCVLGVITIVNLRGALLKFRDLPKMWRLSRMDTVIWFVTMLSSALLSTEIGLLVGVCFSMFCVILRTQKPKNSLLGLEEESEIFESISTYKNLRSKSGIKIFRFIAPLYYINKECFKSALYKKTLNPVLIKAAWKKAAKRKLKEETVTFRGDPDEVSMQLSHDSLEVHTIVIDCSAIQFLDTAGIHTLKEVRRDYEAVGIQVLLAQCNPSVRDSLARGEYCKEEEETLLFYSLPEAVAFAEDSQNQKGVCVVNGLGLSGD; this is encoded by the exons ATGTCTTCAGAAAATAAAGAGCAACATGACCTCTCACCAAGGGACTTACCTCAAGAAGCCTACGTCTTCCCATCTGAGCTCCCCCTGGAGGGTCAGAGAAGATCAAGCACGGACTTGAGGCAGCTTGGGACCAGTAATTGTGGGAGAGCTTTCCGTAGGATCCACATGGAACCTCGTGAGAAACCAGATACTAACATCAAACAGATTGTCGTCAGAAAGCTCCAGAAGAGTTGCCAGTGTGATGCAACCAAAGTCAGAAATGGGATTtttgatttccttccttttttgcgGTGGCTCCCAAAATATGACCTGAAGAAGAACATTTTAGGCGATGTGATGTCTGGCCTGATTGTGGGTATCCTGTTGGTGCCCCAGTCCATTGCTTACTCCCTGCTGGCTGGCCAGGAGCCTATCTATGGTCTATATACATCATTTTTTGCCAGcattatttatttcctatttgGTACCTCCCGCCACATCTCTGTGGGCATTTTTGGAATACTGTGCCTTATGATTGGTGAGGTAGTTGACCGAGAACTGCATAAAGCCTGCCCTGACATTGATGCTACGTCATCTTCGATAGCAGTGTTTTCAAATGGATGTGTGGTTGTAAACCATACATTAGACGGCCTCTGTGATAAAAGCTGCTATGCAATTAAAATTGGCAGTACTGTAACCTTCATGGCTGGAGTTTATCAG ATAGCGATGGGCTTCTTTCAAGTGGGCTTTGTCTCTGTCTACCTCTCCGACGCCTTGCTGAGCGGGTTTGTTACTGGTGCCTCCTTCACCATCCTCACGTCTCAGGCCAAGTACCTCCTTGGGCTGAGCCTTCCCCGGAGTCACGGTGTGGGCTCAGTCATTACTACCTGGATCCATATCTTCAGAAACATCCATAACACCAAAATCTGTGATCTCATCACCAGCCTTTTATGTCTCCTGGTCCTCGTGCCAACCAAAGAACTCAATGAGCACTTCAAGGCCAAGCTCAAGGCTCCAATTCCAATCGAGCTCATTGTCGTTGTGGCGGCCACACTGGCTTCTCATTTTGGAAAACTAAATGAGAATTACAATTCCAGTATTGCCGGACACATTCCCACTGGGTTTATGCCTCCCAAAGCACCAGACTGGAGCCTCATTCCTAATGTGGCTGTAGATGCAATAGCTATTTCTATCATTGGTTTTGCTATCACCGTGTCACTTTCTGAGATGTTTGCCAAGAAACATGGCTACACGGTCAAAGCAAACCAAGAAATGTATGCCATTGGCTTTTGCAATATCataccttccttcttccactgcATAACTACTAGTGCAGCTCTTGCAAAGACATTAGTTAAAGAGTCAACAGGCTGCCAGACGCAGCTGTCAGCTATAGTGACAGCCCTTGTTCTTTTGTTGGTCCTCCTGGTAATAGCTCCTTTATTCTATTCCCTTCAAAAATGTGTCCTTGGTGTGATCACTATTGTAAACCTCCGGGGCGCACTTCTGAAATTTAGAGACCTGCCAAAGATGTGGAGGCTGAGCAGAATGGATACAGTTATCTGGTTTGTGACAATGCTGTCCTCTGCTCTGTTAAGCACTGAAATAGGCCTGCTGGTTGGGGTTTGTTTTTCAATGTTCTGTGTGATCCTCCGTACTCAGAAGCCAAAGAATTCACTGCTTGGTTTAGAAGAAGAATCTGAAATCTTTGAATCCATTTCCACTTACAAGAACCTTCGGAGTAAGTCAGGCATCAAGATTTTCCGCTTCATAGCCCCtctctactacataaacaaagaaTGCTTTAAATCAGCTTTGTACAAGAAAACTCTTAACCCAGTCTTGATAAAGGCAGCTTGGAAAAAGGCAgcaaagagaaaactcaaagagGAAACAGTGACCTTTCGTGGGGACCCGGATGAAGTTTCGATGCAGCTTTCCCATGATTCCTTGGAGGTGCACACTATCGTGATTGACTGTAGTGCAATACAGTTTTTAGACACAGCAGGGATCCACACATTGAAAGAAGTTCGCCGGGATTATGAAGCCGTTGGCATCCAGGTTTTACTGGCTCAGTGCAATCCTTCTGTGAGGGATTCCTTGGCCAGAGGAGAATActgcaaagaggaagaagaaactctTCTCTTCTACAGTTTGCCTGAGGCAGTAGCTTTTGCAGAAGACTCTCAGAATCAGAAAGGGGTGTGTGTTGTCAATGGTCTGGGTCTCTCTGGTGACTGA